Genomic window (Achromobacter sp. B7):
GGCTGCGGATCGGCCAGCACGTCCAGCCGCCGGAAGTCCGACGGATGCCGCAGCGTGATCGCCCCCGCGTTGCTCAGATAGATCTGCATCTTGCACTCCTTCAGGCCACGGCCGTCGTGCTGCCGACTTCCTTGCGGATGGCCGGAATGATCTTGTCGCCCCACAGCTCGATCTGCTTGAGCATCGTCTTCTGATCGAAGTCGCCCAGCTGCGTCTGCAACGCAATGTGCTTGGGCCGCAGGATGCTGATCTCTTCCAGCATTTTGTCGATCACTTCATTGACCGAGCCCACCGGCAGGTTCTTGCGCAGCTGCTCGAACGTGGGATCGTTTTCAGACGGCACTTCCTTGACCATGTAGCCATCGTCGCTTTGCGCGCGGCGGAATTTCAGGCTTTCGGAAATGCGGCGTTGAAAGCGCGCGCAGTCCAGGTACGCGTCGATCTCGGCCTTGTTGTCCGACGCGTAGCCACAGCGCAAAAAGCCGAACTTCACATCGCGGTCCAGGTCGCGACCGTTGTCCTCGGCCACTTTTTCCAGCCTGCCGCGCAGCTCGGAAATGGCGTCGTTGCCCTTGAGCAGCGCCGTGACGAACAGGTTATGGTTTTCGCGCACGCCACGGCCCAGCGTGACCGGGTTGCCGGACGTGATCCACAGCGGCGGCATCGGGTCCTGCAAGCAGCGCACGGCGATCGAGCTGGGCGGTATCTTCAGGAATTGCCCGTCGTGTTCAAAGATTCTCTGCGTCAGGCCCTTGGGAATCACGTCCAGGAATTCGTTGAAGATCGCGCCCGAATCCGCGATCTGCACGCCGAAGCGTTCGAACTCGAATTCCTGATAGCCCGAGCCCACGCCCAGGTCCAGGCGGCCATTGGAAACGGTGTCCACAAAACCCACTTCGGCCAGGAAGCGCGCGGGGTGATACAGCGGCAGAATGCACACCGCCGTGCCCAGGCGTATGCGCTGCGTCTTGGCCGCCGCGTGCGCCACCGTCATCAGCGGCGAGGGCGACAAGGAGTAGTTGTTGAAGTGGTGCTCGGCGTACCAGGCCGCATCGAAACCGGCCTGCTCCGCCACCACGGTTTGCTCGATGGAGTTGTTGATGACTTGCTTTGAGGACTGGTGGTAACCTCGCTGCTGCGCCAGAATGAACACGCCGAATTCCATAATGTCTCCTCATTGATTGCTTGACGTTCTGAGGAAATTCTAGAGGCCGGCAGTCATCGGGGAAATACAGGAAATGCGGCGTTCTGTGCTGCGTAAAGTGGAGGAATGATGGACAGGCTGCGCGCGATGGAGCTCTTTCTGTCGATCTCCAAGACCGAGAGTTTTTCTGAAACGGCTCGGCAGTTCGGGGTGTCGGCAACGTCGGTATCCCGCATGATCACCGAGTTCGAAAACGAGTTGAACGTGAAGCTGCTGCTGCGTTCGACCCGGCAGGTCGTGCTGACCGAAGCCGGCCAGGAATATGCGCAACAGCTTGAGTCCATTCTGTGGAACATCAACGAGGCGCATCGCAACATCACCGAAATCCGCGCCGCGCCCAAGGGCATCCTGCGGGTGCATTCGCGCATGATGTTCGGCCTGGGCGTGCTGCCGCCGCTGGTGGCCGCGTTTCGCCAGCAGTACCCCGACATTCATATTGAACTGGTGCTGTCCGAAACCAAGGCAGACCTGCGGCGCAACAACTTCGATATCGATTTCCGCATTTCTCCCCCCGTTGAAGCGGGCTTAAAGCGGCGCATCCTGTTCAAGAGCGAACGTTTTCTGGTGGCCTCGCCCGCTTACCTGGCCAAGCACGCCGCGCCCGCCCGGCCCGCCGATATCGCGCAGCACGATTGCCTGGCCTACCTGCTGCCCGGCGATCAATATTGCTGGCGCTTCAAGCAGGATGAAGCGATTGAGGAAGTGCTGATCAAGCCGCGCCACGTGACCAACAACGGCGTCGCGCTGCTGGAACTGGCGCTGCTGGGTGAGGGCATTGCGCTGTTGGACGACTACACCGTGCACAACGATATTTCGCGCGGTACGCTGGTGCGTTTATTCCCTGATTATCACGTCACCAATACGACCTTCGAAGAAGGCATGTACGCCACCATCCTGGACACCGCGATGATCCCCGTGAAGATCCGGCTGTTCCTGGATTTCGTGGCCTCGCATGTGTCGGGTTCGGCGCTGCGGTTCACGGCGTATAACAAGACGGCCGCCGCCGAAAGCCCCTGATAAGGGGCGATGCATCAAGGGCGTTGCATTATGGCCGAAGCATCAAGGCCGAACGCATCAAGGCCGAATGCGGCATTGCCCGCGCGGCGCGCCCACGGCGCCCGCGCCCCGAACGCGCAGCAAGGCTCCATCCAGCGGCCCCGTGGCTGTCAGCCGGCCGCTGTCGCTGATGGTCGTGACAAAGATATCCGACAAGTCCGGGCCACCGAAACATAGCGATGCCGGATGCGCCACCGGCAGGTCGATGCGGCGATCCAGCTTGCCCGCCGCATCGAACCGCGCAATGGCCGCCGCGTGCACCAACGCGGTCCACAAGCCGCCCTCGCGATCAAAGCAGCAGCCGTCCGGGGCCGAACCGAGCGCATCGGTATCGATGAATACCTCCGGGGACAACAACCGGCCCGCTTCCTCCATGCGATAGCGAAACCCCTTGCGTTGCGCGCTATCGCACACATGAAAATGCCGGCCGTCCGGATGCATGACCGGGCCGTTCACCACGCCCAGCCCTTGCGCGATGCGGCTGACCCGGCCGCCCGTATCCACGCGGTACAAACCGCCCAGCGCCGCTTCGCCCTCTTGCCGATGAACATGCATGGTGCCGGCCACGAAGCTGCCATCAGGCAGCGGGGCGCCATCGTTCAGCCGCAGGTTCGGGTGGCTGTCGTCAATGCGCCCCAGCGTGCGCGTAGCGCCGTCGTTCAGGCTGACCAGCGCAAAGGTTTCTTTCAACGCCACGATGATGCTGGCGCCGCCGTTCAGCGCAAACGAGCCCACCGGGGCCGGCAAGCGCCATTCACGCGTCGCACCGTTTTCCGGATCGATCCTCAGCAACTGCCCGCTGCGGCAATCCAGCATCCACAAGCAATTTTCGGCCGCATCCCACACCGGGCACTCGCCCAGCGCTGCGCGAACCGTGCCGATACGCTCGATCTGCATGTGCCGACCGCCCCTGTTCTGCTCGTCCGGCGGACGAATTCCCAAACCATGGTATCGGCTTGCGCGGCGCGGGAATATGCCGTTTTCGTGCAGAACACAACCAACATTTTTGGCCTGAATCCTGCGCAATACCCGTCCATATAATCCAAAAAAAACCGGCCACCCCGCGCTGAAAACGGGGCAAGACCGGTCCATCGGACTCATGGAGACACGTCATGCAGCATGCCATCGGCGCCCTGCGCGCCCTCGCTTTTTCCCCAATCAACAAGGTGCCCGCATGAGCGATGCCACCGTCACGTTGGAAGTCAACGAAGGGGTTGCGCTGGTCACGCTGAACAGCCCGCCGGTCAATGCGCTGAACCGCGCCATGCGCCGCCGCATCGTCGCCATCTTCGACGAAATATCCGAGCGCGATGACATACGTTGCGCCGTGCTGACAGGCCAGGGAAAAGTGTTCTGCGCCGGGGCGGATTTGAAAGACCGACCCAACGCCGACATCGCCGGCGACTTCCTCGAGCACAACCGCATCACCCGCGAAACCGGCAACGCCATCAAGGAATGCGCCAAGCCAGTGATTGCCGCGGTGAACGGCGCGGCGCTGGGCGCGGGGTTGGGGCTGATGGCCGCGTGCGACATCATGTACGCGTCCGACAACGCCACCTTCGGCATGCCCGAGATCAACGTGGGCCTGGCGGGCGGCGCGTCCATGTTGCGCACGCTGGTGGGCCGGTCAACTTTGCGCCGCATGTTCTTCACCGGCCAGCGCCTTAGCGCGCACGACCTGTTGCGCCGCAACGTGCTGGAAGACGTGCTGCCGCCCGACCAGTTGCTGCCCACGGCGCTGGCGCTGGCGCATGAAATTGCGTCCAAGGCACCGCTGGCCGTCTTGTATGCCAAGCGCGCCGCCAACATGGTGGACCTGATGCCGCAGCGCGATGCCTACCGTTTCGAGCAGGACTTCACGATGGCGCTGGCCAAGACGGAAGACGCCCGCGAGGCGCGCATGGCGTTCCTGGAAAAGCGCCAGCCGCAATTCAAGGGCCGCTGACATGGCGCGGATCGCACAAGCGCACAGCGCGCAGCAACATCGCCCCCAGCGCGCGGGCGCCGGGCTGACGCCGTTTTTCAAGGCAGGCAGCATCGCCGTCGTGGGCGCGTCGGACGACGTCACCAAGATCGGCGGGCGCCCCGTGCAGATGCTGATCAAGCACGGCTATGCCGGCGCCGTGTATCCCATCAACCCCAAGGGCGGAGTCATCCAGGGCTTGCCCGCCTACGCCTCGGTGCGCGACACGCCATCCGCTCCCGAGCTGGCCATCCTGGCCGTGCCCGCCGCCGCCACGCCCGCCGCGTTGCGCGACTGCGCGGCGCGCGGCACCAAGGCCGCCATCGTGCTGTCGGCCGGCTTCACGGAAGCAGGCCCTGCTGGCGCCGCGCTGCAAGCTGAGCTGGTCGCCATTGCCCGGGAATACGGCATGCGCGTGCTGGGGCCGAACTGCCTGGGCGCGGTCAACGTGGCCGACCGCCTGATCGGCTCGTTCTCGATCGCGCTGGAAGAACACATGCCGCCGGCCGGGCACGCGGGCATCGTGTCGCAGTCGGGCAATGTGGGTAGCCACACCATGCAAAGCGTGGCGCGGCGCGGCATGGGCGTCAGCCGCTTCATGGCGACCGGCAACGAAGCCGACGTGGACGTGGCCGACGGCATCGCGGCGCTGGCCGACGACCCCGACACGCACATCATCCTGTGCTGCATGGAGACGTGCCGCGATGCCGACAAGCTGATCAGCGCGCTGCGCCTGGCGCGCCAGCGCGGCAAGCCGGTCATCGTGTTGAAGATCGGCTCCACTGAAAAGGGCCAGCAGGCGGCCGCGTCACACACCGGCGCGCTGACCGGGTCCGATGCCGTCATCGACGCCGTGTTCCGCCGCCATGGCGTGCTGCGCGTGCGCTCGGTGGAAGCGTTGATCGACGTCGGCCACGCGGCGTCGATGCTGATGCCGAACCGCTTGCCCCGCAACGACGCGGTGACGCTGGTGGCGGCCTCGGGCGGCTTCGGCATCATGATGGCCGACGCCATGAGCGAGGCGGGCATGACGCTGCCCGCGTTGGCGCCGCTGACGCAACAGCGCATCCACGACGCCGTGCCCACCGCCAGCACCGGCAACCCGGTCGACGCGTCGGCGCAGATGTCGAGCCGGCCCGACATCCTGGGAAAGATGCTGACCGCCTTGCTGGAAGATCCGTCCGACAGTTCGCTGGTGTTGTTCATGTCGCTGTCGCTGTACAACACGCGGCTGCGCGGCATCTACCTGGAAGCGCTGGCGCAGGTGCGCGCCCGCCATCCGGAGCGCCTGCTGATGATCATCAGCCAGGGGCCGGCGGACGCCATCGAACAGATCAATGCGCTGGGCATACCCGTGTTCGCCAGCATTGATGCCGCGGCCACGGGTTTGGCGGGGCTGGCACGGCTGGGGCAGTTGCGTGCGAGGGGTGGCGCTGACCGTGCGGCTGGAGCGGGCGACACGGCGGCAACACCGCTTGCAGAGCCCGACGGCGCTTCGGTTGCAGCCATCGACAATGCGCCCCCCGCCCCTTCCCCCGTCGACCCCGTCGTCTTCAAGAATGAATTCCACGCCAAGCAGGCGCTGGGCCAAGCCGGCATCGATGTGCCGGGCGAAGTGATCGCCATCGATGCCAACGCGGCCGTGCGCGCCGCCGACAGCATCGGCTACCCCGTCGTGCTGAAAATCGCGTCTGAGGATGTGGCGCACAAGACCGAGGCAGGCGGTGTGGCGTTGGATGTGGCCGACGCCCAGGCCGTGCGCGAGGCTCATGCCCGCATTCTTGCCAATGTGGCGCGCCACGCGCCCAGCGCCCGCATCGACGGCGTGCTGGTGGCGCCGATGCTGCGCGGTGGCACGGAAATGATCGCGGGCGTGTCGCAAGACCCGGTCTTCGGGCCGATTGTCATGGTGGGCATGGGCGGCATCTATGCCGAAGTGCTGAACGACGTGGCGGTACAGACCGCGCCCGTCACCGAAGACGAAGCGCTGGCGATGATCCGGTCATTAAAGATGTTCCCGATCCTGGACGGCGCGCGTGGTCGGCCCAAGGCCGACGTGCAAGCCGCTGCACGCAGCGTGGCCCGCTTGTCGGAATTTGCCTACCGCCATCGCGACGACATCGCCGACATCGACATGAACCCCATTCTGGTAAGGCCCGAGGGCCAGGGCGTGGTGGTGCTGGACGCGCTGATGATTCCGCGCGCCACGCGTGCCTCTACACCCGCAGCCGAGCCCGCAGCCGAGCCCGCAGAGCAAGGACAAGCATGCAATTCGAACAACAGGTAATCGTTCCCGACCCCGCCTCGGGCGTCGAGGTCTACCGGCAACACGCGCGCAATTGGCTGCGCGCGAATTTGCCGGACTTCATGCGGGCGGACAGCCCGGACTGGCGCGCCCCCACGCTGGCCGAAAGCAGCGCCTGGGAAGCGGCCATGCATCAGGCCGGCCTGGCCGGCATGACCTGGCCCAAGATCTATGGCGGCCACGGCCTGACGCTGCGCGAACATCTGGCGGTGAACAAGGAAATCGGCGCGCTGCCGATGCCGGAAAGCGTCAGCTCCATCGGCAAGGAACTGGCCGGCCCCATCATCATGGCCGTCGGCGACGATGCGCAGAAGCAGGCCTTCCTGCCGGAAATCCTGACGATGCGGCAATTCTGGTGCCAGGGTTTTTCCGAACCGGACGCCGGGTCGGACCTGGCGCGCTTGCGCACCAAGGCGGTCGCGGAAGGCGGGCATTGGCGCATCAACGGCCAGAAAATCTGGACCAGCGGCGCGGCCAAGGCGCACTACTGCCTGCTGCTGACGCGTACCGGCACCGTGGCGGACAAGCACCGTGGGCTGCTGATGTTTGCCGTGCCGATGGACACCCCGGGCATCCGCGTGGTGCCGATCAAGTCGATCGACGGCAAGGAGTCGTTTGCCGAGGTGTTCTTCGACGATGTGGTGGTGCCCGATAGCGCGCGTCTGGGCGCGCCGGATGAAGGCTGGAACGCCGCCATCCGCGTGCTGTCCATCGAACGCGCCACCAACCGCATGTACCGGCCGTGGCGCTTTGAATGCGAACTGCGCCAGTTGATCGCGGCGTGCAAATCCGACGCGCGTCTTGCGCCATCGTTGGACGACGGCTATGTGCAACAACGCGTGGGCGAAGTGGTCGCGCAGGTCGATGGCTTGAAGGGGCTGGTCGAACTGACCGTGGAACGCATGTTGCGCGGCGAATCCCTCGGCGCGCGCGGATCGTTGACGAAGCTGTATTGGTCCGAATGCCATCAGGCTTTTGCCGGGCTGGCGCTATCGCTGCTGTCGCAGGTGGGGCCGCATTCCAGCCCGCTGGCGCGGCGCGCGCACAAGGCCTTTACCAACGCGTACCTGTTCGCGCGCGCTGAAACGATCTACGCGGGCACCACTGAAGTGCAGCTGGATGTGATCGCGCAGCGCGTCATGAACCTGCCCAAGGATTTGACATGAGTAGCGAAGAACTGCGTCCCGAAGAGTTCGCGCAAGCCGCCGACGCCGCCATCACCGATGCGCTGTCGCGCGCGGACGCGCATGAGATGGCCGCCGTGCTGGCGCAGGCCGGGCTGTGCGGCGTGATGGCGGACGAGGCCGACGGCGGGCTGGGCCTGGACCTGGCGTTTGCCTTGCCGATTGCGCACGCGGCGGGCCGGCTGCAACTGCCCTTGCCGCTGGCCGAACAGATGTTGCTGTCCAAGGCGCTGGCGGGCACCCCGCACGCCGCCGTGCTGGTGGCCGGCGAGCGGCTGGCGGGCATCGCGTGGCAAGGCAGCGTGCAACAAGGTAGCGCGCGCGTGGATCATGGCCCGGCCGACTGGGTGCTGGTGGCCGATGGCGACGGCGCGGCGCTGCTGGACGTGCGCGATGCCGCGCAAGAACCCCAAGCGGCACTGGACCCCGACCACCCCCAGATCTGGCTGACGCTGGCCGGCGCACCCGTGCTGGCGCGGCTTGACGCGCAGGCCTGGCGCGCGCTGGAAGCGTCCGCGCAACTGCTGCTGGCCGAGTTCGCCAACGGCGCGGCCGAGGGGGCATTGCAAGCCACCGCGGGCTACCTGGCGACCCGCGTGCAATTCGGCCGTCCGCTATCGGCCAAGCAGGCCGTGCGCCATCTGCTGGCACGCATGCGCTTGCTGCAAGACGTGTCCAGCGCCGCGATCCGCCGCGCGATGCACACCGATGAATTCGGTGCGCCGCGCGACACCCGGCCCGCATTGGCGGGCGCCGTCGCCAACGCCGCTTTCGTCATTGAAAAATCCATCCACCTGCACGGCGGCATGGGTTTTACCTGGGAGCTGCCCTTGCACCCCGCGCTGCGCGCGGTGCGCAAGCTGGACGCGGCATTCAGCGGCGTGTCACGCGCCGTGGGCGGCGATTTCATTGAATCGGTGTAGGAAGAAACCATGCAACAAGATCTGGCTGGGCGCGTGGCGCTCGTCACCGGCGCAGGCGCCGGCATCGGCCGCGCCACCGCCCGCGCGCTGGCGGCGCGCGGCGCCATCGTGGGCGTCAACGACTTGAAACAGGAACTGGTGGACGCGGCCGTCGCCGACATTACCGCCCATGGCGGCAAGGCGTTTGCGGTGGTGCAGAACGTGGCATCGCGCGAAGGCATCGCACAGGCCGTGAGGCAGGCGGCCGAATACGGCTCGCGCTTTGACATCCTGGTCAACAACGCGGCGTGGGTGCGCTACCAAAGCGCGGCCGAGATCCAGGCCGACACGATGGACCGCATGTTGGACATTGGCTTCAAGGCGGTGATCTGGGGCATCCAGGCCGCCGCCGAGGCGATGGACCCGGAACGCGGCGGCGCCATCGTCAACGTGGCGTCCACCGCCGCCCTGAAATCCGCGCCCGCGTCGATGGTGTATTCGGGCATCAAGGCGGGCGTGCTGGGCATTACCCGGGCGGCGGCGGCCGAGCTGGGCGGGCGCGGCATCCGCGTCAATGCGGTCTGCCCATCGGCGGTGCCGACGGAAGGCACGCAGCGCAACCGCAACGCCGAACGCGACGCGCGCCGCATCGCCAGCACGCCGCTGGGGCGGCTGGGTACGGTGGAAGACGTGGCCAGCGGCATCGCGTTCCTGGCCAGCGACGAAGCGCGCTTCATCACGGCGCAGGCGCTGGTGGTGGACGGCGGCATCACGTTCACCACGCTTTGATGGATACGGTTCTGTTGACCGGCGCGGCCAGCGGCATCGGCCGCGCCACGGCCTGGCATCTGGCCCGACTAGGCCACCGCTGCGTGTTGGTGGACCGCAATGCAGCGGCGCTGGAAGAACTGTTGGCGCAGTTGCACGCGGCGAAGAAGGCGAATGTGGACGCCGATGCCGATGCCGACCGCATCGCCGCCCCAATCGCAAGGCCCTCGCGCACCGGAGCCACGGACCGGCCCGCGCCGCAGTCCCAGGCGCCCGCCACCGTCCACGTCGAACATCTTGCCCGCGTCGTCGACCTGACGGACCCCGAACAGATCCTGGCGCTGGCCGACGGCATGCCGACGCTGAACGCCATCATCAATAACGCGGGGATGACTGACGCCAGCAACCTGCCGGTCGTCGAACAACATGACCGCGACTGGCAGCGCTTGCTGGACCTGAACCTGCATGCGCCGCCCCGGCTGCTGCGCGCGCTACAGGGGCGCTTGGCGCCGCACGCCCGTATCGTCAACGTGGCGTCGGGCGCGGGGCTGCATGCCATTCCGCTGCGCGGCGCGTACAGCCCAAGCAAAGCCGGCTTGATCGCGCAGACGCACGCGCTGGCGCGCGCGCGGCCCGACCTGGGCGTCAGCGTCTTGTGTCCCGGCTTCGTGCAAACGGAATTGGTTGACGGGCTGATCGCAAGCGGCCGCCTGGACCCGGTGCGCGCAGTGGCGAAGATTCCGCTGGGGCGCCTGGCCAAGCCCGAAGAACTGGCCTGCGCGCTGGCGTTTCTGGCCAGCCGGCACGCCGCGAGCTTAAGCGGCAGCCGCCTTTCCGTAGACGGCGGGTCGTCTGTCTTTGGCGGCAGCCAAGCCTATGCCCCCAACGCCATCCCCGCCGTGCCCTGCGACACGCCTTTGTCGTTAACCGTGCACGGCGGCTGGCCCGGGCTGGGCAGCACGGATACGCGCGACGGCTACGCTGCCATCATCGACACGTCTGTGCTGCACAGCCCGCCTGGCGGGCGGCTGGCGGCCACCTTGGCGGCCGCGCAGCGCCATGGCGGCGGCAGTGGGCCGGGCAGCCTGACGCTGCTGCTGCCGCGCGCGGCCCAGGCGGATTTCCAAGTGGACTCCCATGCGAACTCTCCTACGGCCTGGGAACACGCGGGCGACGACGCGGCCGCGCGCATGCTGATCGCCACGCTGGCCTGTGAATGGGGGCCGCGCGCGCGCCGCATCAATGCCGTCGAAGTGGACGCCGCCAAC
Coding sequences:
- a CDS encoding LLM class flavin-dependent oxidoreductase yields the protein MEFGVFILAQQRGYHQSSKQVINNSIEQTVVAEQAGFDAAWYAEHHFNNYSLSPSPLMTVAHAAAKTQRIRLGTAVCILPLYHPARFLAEVGFVDTVSNGRLDLGVGSGYQEFEFERFGVQIADSGAIFNEFLDVIPKGLTQRIFEHDGQFLKIPPSSIAVRCLQDPMPPLWITSGNPVTLGRGVRENHNLFVTALLKGNDAISELRGRLEKVAEDNGRDLDRDVKFGFLRCGYASDNKAEIDAYLDCARFQRRISESLKFRRAQSDDGYMVKEVPSENDPTFEQLRKNLPVGSVNEVIDKMLEEISILRPKHIALQTQLGDFDQKTMLKQIELWGDKIIPAIRKEVGSTTAVA
- a CDS encoding LysR family transcriptional regulator, encoding MDRLRAMELFLSISKTESFSETARQFGVSATSVSRMITEFENELNVKLLLRSTRQVVLTEAGQEYAQQLESILWNINEAHRNITEIRAAPKGILRVHSRMMFGLGVLPPLVAAFRQQYPDIHIELVLSETKADLRRNNFDIDFRISPPVEAGLKRRILFKSERFLVASPAYLAKHAAPARPADIAQHDCLAYLLPGDQYCWRFKQDEAIEEVLIKPRHVTNNGVALLELALLGEGIALLDDYTVHNDISRGTLVRLFPDYHVTNTTFEEGMYATILDTAMIPVKIRLFLDFVASHVSGSALRFTAYNKTAAAESP
- a CDS encoding SMP-30/gluconolactonase/LRE family protein, with protein sequence MQIERIGTVRAALGECPVWDAAENCLWMLDCRSGQLLRIDPENGATREWRLPAPVGSFALNGGASIIVALKETFALVSLNDGATRTLGRIDDSHPNLRLNDGAPLPDGSFVAGTMHVHRQEGEAALGGLYRVDTGGRVSRIAQGLGVVNGPVMHPDGRHFHVCDSAQRKGFRYRMEEAGRLLSPEVFIDTDALGSAPDGCCFDREGGLWTALVHAAAIARFDAAGKLDRRIDLPVAHPASLCFGGPDLSDIFVTTISDSGRLTATGPLDGALLRVRGAGAVGAPRGQCRIRP
- a CDS encoding enoyl-CoA hydratase/isomerase family protein; translated protein: MSDATVTLEVNEGVALVTLNSPPVNALNRAMRRRIVAIFDEISERDDIRCAVLTGQGKVFCAGADLKDRPNADIAGDFLEHNRITRETGNAIKECAKPVIAAVNGAALGAGLGLMAACDIMYASDNATFGMPEINVGLAGGASMLRTLVGRSTLRRMFFTGQRLSAHDLLRRNVLEDVLPPDQLLPTALALAHEIASKAPLAVLYAKRAANMVDLMPQRDAYRFEQDFTMALAKTEDAREARMAFLEKRQPQFKGR
- a CDS encoding acetate--CoA ligase family protein, with product MARIAQAHSAQQHRPQRAGAGLTPFFKAGSIAVVGASDDVTKIGGRPVQMLIKHGYAGAVYPINPKGGVIQGLPAYASVRDTPSAPELAILAVPAAATPAALRDCAARGTKAAIVLSAGFTEAGPAGAALQAELVAIAREYGMRVLGPNCLGAVNVADRLIGSFSIALEEHMPPAGHAGIVSQSGNVGSHTMQSVARRGMGVSRFMATGNEADVDVADGIAALADDPDTHIILCCMETCRDADKLISALRLARQRGKPVIVLKIGSTEKGQQAAASHTGALTGSDAVIDAVFRRHGVLRVRSVEALIDVGHAASMLMPNRLPRNDAVTLVAASGGFGIMMADAMSEAGMTLPALAPLTQQRIHDAVPTASTGNPVDASAQMSSRPDILGKMLTALLEDPSDSSLVLFMSLSLYNTRLRGIYLEALAQVRARHPERLLMIISQGPADAIEQINALGIPVFASIDAAATGLAGLARLGQLRARGGADRAAGAGDTAATPLAEPDGASVAAIDNAPPAPSPVDPVVFKNEFHAKQALGQAGIDVPGEVIAIDANAAVRAADSIGYPVVLKIASEDVAHKTEAGGVALDVADAQAVREAHARILANVARHAPSARIDGVLVAPMLRGGTEMIAGVSQDPVFGPIVMVGMGGIYAEVLNDVAVQTAPVTEDEALAMIRSLKMFPILDGARGRPKADVQAAARSVARLSEFAYRHRDDIADIDMNPILVRPEGQGVVVLDALMIPRATRASTPAAEPAAEPAEQGQACNSNNR
- a CDS encoding acyl-CoA dehydrogenase family protein; translation: MQFEQQVIVPDPASGVEVYRQHARNWLRANLPDFMRADSPDWRAPTLAESSAWEAAMHQAGLAGMTWPKIYGGHGLTLREHLAVNKEIGALPMPESVSSIGKELAGPIIMAVGDDAQKQAFLPEILTMRQFWCQGFSEPDAGSDLARLRTKAVAEGGHWRINGQKIWTSGAAKAHYCLLLTRTGTVADKHRGLLMFAVPMDTPGIRVVPIKSIDGKESFAEVFFDDVVVPDSARLGAPDEGWNAAIRVLSIERATNRMYRPWRFECELRQLIAACKSDARLAPSLDDGYVQQRVGEVVAQVDGLKGLVELTVERMLRGESLGARGSLTKLYWSECHQAFAGLALSLLSQVGPHSSPLARRAHKAFTNAYLFARAETIYAGTTEVQLDVIAQRVMNLPKDLT
- a CDS encoding acyl-CoA dehydrogenase family protein yields the protein MSSEELRPEEFAQAADAAITDALSRADAHEMAAVLAQAGLCGVMADEADGGLGLDLAFALPIAHAAGRLQLPLPLAEQMLLSKALAGTPHAAVLVAGERLAGIAWQGSVQQGSARVDHGPADWVLVADGDGAALLDVRDAAQEPQAALDPDHPQIWLTLAGAPVLARLDAQAWRALEASAQLLLAEFANGAAEGALQATAGYLATRVQFGRPLSAKQAVRHLLARMRLLQDVSSAAIRRAMHTDEFGAPRDTRPALAGAVANAAFVIEKSIHLHGGMGFTWELPLHPALRAVRKLDAAFSGVSRAVGGDFIESV
- a CDS encoding SDR family NAD(P)-dependent oxidoreductase; the encoded protein is MQQDLAGRVALVTGAGAGIGRATARALAARGAIVGVNDLKQELVDAAVADITAHGGKAFAVVQNVASREGIAQAVRQAAEYGSRFDILVNNAAWVRYQSAAEIQADTMDRMLDIGFKAVIWGIQAAAEAMDPERGGAIVNVASTAALKSAPASMVYSGIKAGVLGITRAAAAELGGRGIRVNAVCPSAVPTEGTQRNRNAERDARRIASTPLGRLGTVEDVASGIAFLASDEARFITAQALVVDGGITFTTL
- a CDS encoding SDR family NAD(P)-dependent oxidoreductase — translated: MDTVLLTGAASGIGRATAWHLARLGHRCVLVDRNAAALEELLAQLHAAKKANVDADADADRIAAPIARPSRTGATDRPAPQSQAPATVHVEHLARVVDLTDPEQILALADGMPTLNAIINNAGMTDASNLPVVEQHDRDWQRLLDLNLHAPPRLLRALQGRLAPHARIVNVASGAGLHAIPLRGAYSPSKAGLIAQTHALARARPDLGVSVLCPGFVQTELVDGLIASGRLDPVRAVAKIPLGRLAKPEELACALAFLASRHAASLSGSRLSVDGGSSVFGGSQAYAPNAIPAVPCDTPLSLTVHGGWPGLGSTDTRDGYAAIIDTSVLHSPPGGRLAATLAAAQRHGGGSGPGSLTLLLPRAAQADFQVDSHANSPTAWEHAGDDAAARMLIATLACEWGPRARRINAVEVDAANPDAALNPLLRFVAGAEAQYLTGQTLCTR